In one Sphingomonas sp. AP4-R1 genomic region, the following are encoded:
- a CDS encoding GNAT family N-acetyltransferase gives MRIRNAEPADADAILAIILPLIRAGETYAIDPDMSEPDVRGYWLGADKETFVAEEAGEIVGTYYLRPNQAGGGRHVCNCGYMTSIASAGRGIAAAMCRHSLDQARSRGYRAMQFNFVVSTNDRAVRLWQRMGFEIVGRLPGAFHHPSAGFVDALVMFQTL, from the coding sequence ATGCGGATTCGAAACGCCGAGCCGGCGGATGCCGACGCGATCCTCGCCATCATCCTGCCGTTGATCCGGGCGGGAGAGACCTATGCGATCGATCCGGACATGAGCGAGCCCGACGTACGGGGGTATTGGCTCGGGGCGGACAAGGAGACGTTCGTCGCGGAGGAGGCGGGCGAGATCGTCGGCACTTATTATCTCCGGCCGAATCAGGCGGGCGGCGGGCGCCATGTCTGCAATTGCGGCTATATGACGAGCATCGCTTCGGCCGGCCGGGGCATTGCCGCCGCCATGTGCCGCCATTCGCTCGATCAAGCACGCTCGCGCGGCTATCGCGCGATGCAGTTCAATTTCGTCGTCAGCACCAATGATCGCGCCGTCCGCCTCTGGCAGCGCATGGGCTTCGAAATTGTGGGCCGATTGCCTGGCGCTTTCCATCATCCCTCCGCGGGCTTCGTTGACGCGCTGGTGATGTTTCAGACGCTTTGA
- a CDS encoding biopolymer transporter ExbD: MAMSSGGTAEGEPMMDINTTPLIDVMLVLLIMFIITIPVQTHAVKLDLPQNQPNTPPPPILPVKNRVTIDPTGKVFWNGSPIDLTVLRQYLDQTQQMNPIPELHLEPDPQARYEVVDEVLAVTKRANVTKMGFVGNERYAGYE, translated from the coding sequence ATGGCCATGAGCTCAGGCGGCACCGCTGAAGGCGAGCCGATGATGGACATCAACACGACGCCGCTGATCGACGTCATGCTGGTGCTCCTGATCATGTTCATCATCACCATCCCGGTGCAGACCCACGCGGTGAAGCTGGATCTTCCGCAGAACCAGCCGAACACGCCGCCGCCGCCGATCCTCCCGGTCAAGAATCGGGTGACGATCGATCCGACCGGCAAGGTCTTCTGGAACGGTTCGCCGATCGATCTGACGGTGCTGCGCCAGTATCTGGATCAGACCCAGCAGATGAATCCGATCCCGGAACTTCATCTCGAGCCGGATCCTCAGGCCCGCTATGAAGTCGTCGACGAGGTGCTCGCCGTTACTAAGCGCGCGAACGTCACGAAGATGGGCTTCGTGGGCAACGAACGTTACGCCGGATACGAGTGA
- a CDS encoding biopolymer transporter ExbD, whose translation MAMSAGPAEADAPMSDINTTPLVDVMLVLLIIFLITVPVVIQTVPVKLPKVVYEPTTSKPENVVLSIRGGPGGSCEVYWGQTRIKPQELVDKSVAKLKAEIDKQGGPSAPGLELPEVHIRADVDTPWRCVGGAMTNVARAGFARVGFISQPEPGAYHAER comes from the coding sequence CGGCCCCGCCGAAGCCGATGCCCCGATGTCGGACATCAACACGACGCCGCTCGTGGACGTCATGTTGGTGCTGCTCATCATCTTCCTCATCACGGTTCCGGTCGTGATCCAGACCGTTCCCGTCAAGCTGCCGAAGGTCGTGTACGAACCGACGACCAGCAAGCCGGAAAACGTCGTTCTTTCCATTCGGGGTGGCCCGGGCGGGTCCTGCGAGGTTTACTGGGGCCAGACCCGGATCAAGCCGCAGGAACTGGTCGACAAGTCCGTCGCCAAGCTGAAGGCCGAGATCGACAAGCAGGGTGGCCCCTCGGCACCCGGCCTCGAGCTTCCCGAAGTTCATATCCGTGCCGACGTCGACACGCCCTGGCGTTGCGTTGGTGGCGCGATGACGAACGTGGCGCGCGCGGGCTTCGCCCGGGTCGGCTTCATCTCGCAGCCGGAACCCGGCGCCTATCACGCCGAGCGCTGA